A region of Hemicordylus capensis ecotype Gifberg chromosome 17, rHemCap1.1.pri, whole genome shotgun sequence DNA encodes the following proteins:
- the LMX1B gene encoding LIM homeobox transcription factor 1-beta isoform X3: protein MEKIAPTEFVMRALECVYHLSCFCCCVCERQLRKGDEFVLKEGQLLCKSDYEKEKDLLSSVSPDDSDSVKSDDEDGDVKPTKGQANPGKGGDDGKDPRRPKRPRTILTTQQRRAFKASFEVSSKPCRKVRETLAAETGLSVRVVQVWFQNQRAKMKKLARRHQQQQEQQNSQRLGQEVMSNRMEGMMTSYTPLAPPQQQIVTMDQSNYATDPFQQGLTPPQMPGDHMNPYGNDSIFHDIDSDTSLTSLSDCFLASSEVNSMQARVGNPIDRLYSMQSSYFAS, encoded by the exons ATGGAGAAAATCGCCCCGACCGAGTTCGTGATGCGGGCGCTGGAGTGCGTGTACCATTtgagctgcttctgctgctgcgtgTGCGAGCGGCAGCTGAGGAAAGGGGACGAGTTTGTCCTGAAGGAAGGCCAGCTGCTCTGCAAAAGCGACTATGAAAAGGAGAAAGATTTGCTCAGCTCCGTCAGTCCAGATGATTCCGATTCAG TTAAAAGTGATGACGAAGATGGCGACGTCAAACCCACGAAGGGACAAGCAAACCCAGGGAAGGGTGGTGACGACGGGAAAGATCCCAGGAGACCAAAGCGGCCACGGACTATACTTACCACACAACAGAGAAGAGCTTTTAAAGCCTCCTTCGAAGTATCTTCCAAGCCTTGTAGGAAG GTAAGGGAGACGCTAGCAGCTGAAACTGGTCTCAGCGTCCGAGTTGTCCAGGTGTGGTTTCAGAATCAAAGAGCAAAG ATGAAGAAATTGGCTCGGCggcaccagcaacagcaggagcagcagaaTTCCCAGCGCCTAGGTCAAG AAGTAATGTCTAACCGGATGGAAGGGATGATGACCTCCTATACGCCACTAGCGCCACCACAACAGCAGATCGTCACGATGGATCAAAGCAACTATGCCACTGACCCCTTCCAGCAAGGTCTCACCCCACCACAAATGCCAGGTGACCACATGAACCCCTATG GAAACGACTCCATTTTCCACGACATCGACAGCGATACCTCTTTAACTAGCTTGAGCGACTGTTTTCTGGCCTCGTCGGAGGTGAACTCCATGCAGGCTAGGGTAGGCAACCCCATTGACAGGCTGTACTCTATGCAGAGCTCCTATTTTGCCTCATGA